A window from Candidatus Dadabacteria bacterium encodes these proteins:
- a CDS encoding ABC transporter ATP-binding protein yields MSELLYSVRGLGKVFDKADSSVCALGGVNMDISSGETLGVVGVSGSGKSTLLHILGTLESPTEGSVFYRGKDLFKQDERELSVFRNSEIGFIFQFHYLLMEFTALENVMMPCLIDRQSFAEAKQKACEVLERVGLSERLDHLPGELSGGEQQRVAIARSMVREPRVILADEPTGNLDKKTGFSVLDLFCGLNEDYGVTVVMVTHNSEFAKRMKKTVRISDGMVWNAN; encoded by the coding sequence ATGAGTGAATTGCTCTACAGCGTGAGAGGGCTTGGAAAAGTTTTCGATAAGGCGGACAGCAGCGTATGCGCTCTCGGCGGAGTAAATATGGATATCTCCTCTGGAGAAACCCTGGGAGTAGTCGGAGTGTCGGGTTCGGGGAAAAGCACTCTTCTTCACATACTGGGTACTCTTGAGTCGCCGACGGAAGGCTCGGTCTTCTACCGCGGAAAGGACCTTTTCAAGCAAGACGAGAGGGAACTTTCGGTTTTCAGAAATTCGGAAATTGGATTTATTTTTCAATTTCATTACCTTCTTATGGAATTCACAGCACTCGAAAATGTCATGATGCCCTGTCTTATAGACAGGCAGAGTTTCGCCGAGGCGAAACAAAAAGCTTGCGAGGTGCTTGAGAGGGTGGGGCTTTCTGAGCGTCTAGATCATCTTCCCGGGGAGCTTTCCGGAGGAGAGCAGCAGAGAGTCGCGATTGCCAGATCGATGGTCAGGGAACCGAGGGTGATACTTGCTGATGAGCCCACTGGGAATCTTGACAAGAAAACTGGATTCTCGGTTCTTGATCTGTTCTGCGGGCTTAATGAAGATTACGGGGTTACGGTTGTTATGGTTACCCATAACAGCGAGTTTGCGAAGAGAATGAAAAAAACTGTTAGGATATCGGACGGGATGGTTTGGAATGCGAATTAA